The following coding sequences lie in one Niabella agricola genomic window:
- a CDS encoding GLPGLI family protein, giving the protein MKRIYLALILIIGALGPVQAQYAAFVNSGRITFERKVNTFAAMQIFLKETKQVPEDQLGTFMQKYRSTAPQFWTDSFELYFDNKHSLYQPQNPDIEFSKNFAIPVAYKNKVYSNFETKEAQTIKQAFEKSFFITDSLKNIKWKLTDETREIAGYQCHRANALFFDSIYVVAFYTDEILTKGGPESFNGLPGMILGIAIPHQHITIFAKTVTGVDTAPDKWKLPVQGKNTLVNNKEFNATTAKMLKQFGLTSPWVQFFMDL; this is encoded by the coding sequence ATGAAACGCATTTATCTGGCTTTAATACTGATAATAGGGGCGCTGGGCCCGGTGCAGGCGCAATATGCGGCCTTTGTAAACAGTGGCCGAATCACCTTTGAACGGAAAGTGAATACTTTTGCTGCTATGCAGATCTTCCTGAAGGAAACCAAACAGGTACCGGAAGATCAGCTGGGCACTTTTATGCAGAAATACCGCAGTACCGCCCCGCAGTTCTGGACCGATAGCTTTGAACTGTATTTTGACAACAAACATAGCCTTTACCAGCCGCAGAACCCCGACATCGAGTTTTCGAAAAACTTTGCCATTCCTGTAGCCTATAAAAACAAAGTATACAGCAACTTTGAAACAAAAGAAGCACAAACCATTAAACAGGCTTTTGAAAAATCCTTTTTTATAACGGACTCTCTGAAAAACATAAAGTGGAAACTTACCGATGAAACCCGGGAGATAGCCGGGTACCAGTGCCACCGGGCCAATGCGTTGTTCTTTGACTCTATTTACGTGGTTGCTTTTTATACCGACGAGATCCTTACAAAAGGGGGACCCGAATCGTTTAATGGTCTCCCGGGTATGATCCTGGGCATTGCCATTCCCCACCAGCATATTACCATTTTTGCCAAAACCGTTACTGGTGTGGACACGGCGCCCGACAAATGGAAGCTGCCGGTGCAGGGGAAAAACACCCTTGTAAACAATAAAGAATTTAACGCAACTACGGCCAAAATGCTGAAACAATTTGGGCTTACCTCGCCCTGGGTGCAATTCTTTATGGACCTGTAG
- a CDS encoding peptide MFS transporter — MTQVPAKAKHHRSLFVLFITEMWERFGYYLMVGILFLYLTDNKTGGKGFDNKTGADIVGTFIALVYLTPFIGGLLADRYLGYIKSIFLGGTLLAAGYIGLAIPGDTAMFVSLGLICIGNGFFKPNISTILGNIYNREELKPLKDNAYNIFYMGVNIGALFCNFAAAYLRNTYGWGYAFAAAGVGLILGLIWLATQLKHVKEGDIKKPLQKEDMPMSKIMLYVFLPAIIAAVIGWIIPGNLFGSDTNDAFMFACVPVIIFYVNIWRKAQGSDKRSIGALLFIFAISIIFWTIYNQNSTGLTIWAQTYTDRKVSGTTEQIAGKLGFLEKVTDSLRQTDKVDGHLIPVTDTSSVIQAVKGKDLLLANGNLVDSATRIVQVQGPDPYYNNVPPSEWPQGKVERLANTELFQSINPFFIVVLTPILVGLLVWLRKRRSEPTTSAKFGLALFISGLSALAMVFAVMSVPSVYTNKTAAYWLFITYFVFTISEILLSPIGLSFVSKLSPPRLTALMMGGWFLSTSLGGKVAGVMASQWDHFADKKIFFLIIAVAAFIGGFWIFARIKSLNAIVKERTGSA, encoded by the coding sequence ATGACCCAGGTACCCGCCAAAGCGAAACATCACCGCTCGCTGTTTGTGTTATTTATTACCGAAATGTGGGAGCGTTTCGGATACTATTTGATGGTTGGAATTTTATTTCTTTACCTCACAGATAACAAAACGGGGGGAAAAGGATTTGACAATAAAACGGGTGCCGACATTGTGGGCACCTTTATTGCATTGGTATATTTAACTCCCTTTATCGGAGGCCTGCTAGCCGACCGGTATCTAGGGTACATCAAATCTATTTTTTTAGGCGGCACCCTGCTGGCAGCCGGTTACATCGGGCTGGCCATTCCCGGGGATACGGCCATGTTCGTTTCACTGGGACTGATCTGTATCGGCAACGGCTTTTTTAAACCCAATATTTCCACCATCCTTGGTAATATTTATAATAGAGAAGAATTAAAGCCTTTAAAAGACAACGCGTACAATATTTTTTATATGGGCGTAAACATCGGCGCCCTTTTCTGCAATTTTGCAGCAGCTTATCTGCGCAATACCTATGGCTGGGGTTATGCTTTTGCAGCCGCAGGTGTAGGATTGATCCTGGGCCTCATCTGGCTGGCCACACAATTGAAGCATGTTAAAGAAGGGGATATCAAAAAGCCCCTGCAAAAAGAAGACATGCCTATGTCGAAGATCATGCTTTACGTGTTTTTACCCGCAATCATAGCTGCCGTTATTGGTTGGATCATTCCCGGAAACCTGTTTGGGTCTGATACCAACGATGCTTTTATGTTTGCCTGTGTGCCCGTGATCATCTTTTATGTAAACATCTGGCGTAAAGCACAGGGGTCCGACAAACGGTCGATTGGGGCCTTGTTGTTCATTTTTGCCATTTCCATTATTTTCTGGACCATCTATAACCAGAATTCAACGGGTCTTACCATTTGGGCACAAACCTATACCGACCGTAAAGTAAGCGGTACCACCGAACAGATTGCAGGCAAACTGGGTTTCCTTGAAAAAGTAACGGATAGCCTGCGACAAACTGATAAAGTAGACGGCCATTTGATTCCGGTAACCGACACCAGTTCGGTGATCCAGGCCGTAAAAGGCAAGGATCTTCTGCTGGCGAACGGTAACCTGGTAGACTCTGCCACAAGGATCGTACAGGTACAGGGGCCCGATCCTTATTATAATAATGTGCCCCCATCCGAATGGCCGCAGGGAAAGGTGGAGCGGTTGGCCAATACGGAACTGTTTCAATCGATCAATCCGTTTTTCATTGTGGTGCTGACCCCCATATTGGTGGGACTGCTGGTGTGGTTGCGGAAACGGCGCAGTGAGCCCACCACCTCGGCGAAATTTGGCCTGGCCCTGTTCATTTCCGGCCTTTCGGCCCTGGCGATGGTATTTGCAGTAATGTCTGTTCCCTCGGTTTACACGAATAAAACAGCAGCTTACTGGCTGTTTATCACCTATTTTGTATTTACGATCAGCGAGATCTTATTGAGCCCGATCGGTTTGTCGTTTGTATCCAAGCTCTCCCCTCCCCGGCTTACAGCGCTCATGATGGGCGGCTGGTTCCTTTCCACATCGCTGGGCGGAAAAGTGGCCGGTGTAATGGCCAGCCAGTGGGATCATTTTGCTGATAAGAAGATTTTCTTCCTGATCATTGCGGTTGCCGCCTTTATCGGAGGTTTCTGGATCTTTGCCCGGATCAAATCATTAAATGCGATTGTAAAAGAGCGGACGGGTTCTGCCTGA
- a CDS encoding OPT family oligopeptide transporter → MQETKSSFKPFVPDEARMAEFTLKSVLTGAAFGIIFGAATVYLALKAGLTVSASIPIAVIAITLGRKFLKTTILENNIIQTTGSAGESIAAGVVFTLPGFLFLSNGSGEHFFNYMTILTLAIIGGILGTLMMIPLRKSLIVNEHKTLPYPEGTACADVLKAGEKGGDFAKTAFWGLGFAFVYAILQKIIHVIAETPAFVTKQTNRFFPSAKVSGEITPEYLGVGYIIGPRIAGVLVAGGVLAWLVLIPLLSSVVAPELIATQLVKLGYLTDIGTAGGKGGWDPVAKTFEDFSSAVYYAYIRQIGAGAVAAGGFITLIKTIPTIISSFKGSLGSIKGASAAETSVKRTERDLSMKVVALGSLGLVILIALLPQIPGHTILQKLLIGILVVIFGAFFVTVSSRIVGLIGSSNNPISGMTIATLMGTCLIFIAVGWSGKAYEPMALVVGGLICIAAANAGATSQDLKTGYIVGATPKYQQLALFVGVIVSSIVIGLTVNFLDKPTADMVAKGVTTHAIGSEYYPAPQGTLMATLARGILSFNLDWQFVLVGVFIAIVLELCGVKSLSFAVGAYLPLSTTLPIFIGGLIRGAVDKKAGKAANPEEEELGRGNLFATGLVAGGAVAGVVIAILSGFDGPAAALKAVNAEHGLSTALGEGGYYVLGTLAFATMAFVLYRVGLSKNKE, encoded by the coding sequence ATGCAGGAAACAAAATCTTCATTTAAGCCCTTTGTGCCCGACGAGGCGCGCATGGCCGAGTTTACATTAAAATCGGTGCTTACCGGCGCTGCCTTCGGGATCATATTTGGTGCGGCCACCGTGTACCTGGCCTTAAAAGCCGGATTAACCGTATCCGCATCCATTCCTATTGCAGTGATTGCCATTACCCTGGGCCGGAAATTTTTAAAGACCACCATCCTTGAAAACAATATCATTCAAACCACAGGCTCAGCAGGCGAAAGCATTGCTGCCGGTGTGGTATTTACCCTCCCGGGGTTTTTATTCTTAAGCAATGGCAGCGGCGAACATTTTTTTAACTACATGACCATTCTTACCCTGGCCATTATCGGCGGTATATTGGGCACCCTGATGATGATCCCGCTCCGGAAGTCGTTGATCGTAAATGAACATAAAACCCTGCCCTACCCGGAAGGCACGGCCTGTGCTGATGTATTAAAAGCCGGGGAAAAGGGCGGTGATTTTGCCAAGACCGCGTTCTGGGGGCTTGGCTTTGCGTTTGTGTATGCCATATTACAAAAGATTATTCATGTGATTGCCGAAACGCCTGCTTTTGTAACCAAGCAAACCAACCGGTTTTTCCCATCTGCAAAGGTCAGTGGTGAAATTACCCCAGAATACCTGGGCGTTGGATATATCATCGGGCCCAGGATTGCCGGCGTACTGGTAGCCGGTGGCGTACTGGCCTGGCTGGTGCTGATCCCCTTGTTATCATCTGTAGTTGCGCCGGAGCTGATCGCCACCCAACTGGTAAAACTCGGATATCTTACGGATATCGGAACAGCTGGCGGCAAGGGCGGCTGGGATCCCGTAGCTAAAACATTTGAAGATTTTTCATCTGCTGTTTATTACGCATATATCCGCCAGATCGGCGCCGGGGCCGTAGCAGCCGGTGGTTTCATCACGCTGATCAAAACCATTCCGACCATTATTTCCTCTTTCAAAGGAAGCCTGGGCTCTATAAAAGGAGCTTCTGCTGCTGAAACTTCAGTTAAACGGACGGAACGCGACCTGAGCATGAAGGTAGTGGCCCTGGGCAGCCTGGGCCTGGTAATCCTGATTGCCCTGTTGCCCCAGATCCCCGGACATACCATTCTGCAAAAATTATTGATCGGTATCCTGGTAGTGATCTTTGGAGCTTTTTTTGTAACCGTTTCTTCCCGTATCGTAGGCCTCATTGGTTCTTCCAATAACCCAATCAGTGGTATGACCATTGCTACATTGATGGGCACCTGCCTTATCTTTATTGCTGTTGGCTGGAGCGGAAAGGCTTATGAGCCCATGGCCCTGGTGGTTGGGGGACTGATCTGTATCGCTGCCGCCAATGCCGGCGCTACGTCGCAGGACCTGAAGACCGGTTATATTGTAGGCGCCACGCCTAAATACCAGCAGCTGGCGCTATTTGTGGGCGTAATCGTTTCGTCGATTGTGATTGGCCTCACCGTGAACTTCCTGGATAAACCTACGGCAGATATGGTAGCGAAAGGGGTAACAACACACGCTATCGGTTCGGAGTATTACCCGGCACCGCAGGGTACCCTGATGGCTACCCTGGCAAGAGGCATCCTCTCCTTTAACCTCGACTGGCAGTTTGTGCTCGTTGGTGTATTTATTGCGATTGTGCTGGAACTTTGCGGTGTTAAATCGCTAAGCTTTGCCGTAGGCGCCTATCTGCCACTGTCTACCACATTACCTATTTTTATTGGCGGATTGATCCGTGGAGCAGTAGATAAAAAAGCCGGGAAAGCTGCAAATCCCGAAGAGGAAGAATTGGGGCGTGGTAATCTTTTTGCCACCGGGCTGGTGGCCGGCGGGGCCGTTGCGGGGGTGGTAATAGCCATTCTTTCCGGGTTCGACGGTCCGGCTGCCGCATTAAAAGCAGTGAACGCGGAACACGGACTCAGCACGGCGCTGGGAGAAGGCGGTTATTACGTATTGGGCACACTGGCCTTTGCCACCATGGCCTTTGTACTTTACCGGGTAGGGCTGTCCAAGAACAAAGAGTAA
- a CDS encoding peptide MFS transporter yields the protein MWKRHPKALPFLFFSEMWERFGFYLLLGIFTFYLKDAAGGFGMDEKESASLYGTFIALIYFTPFLGGLLADRKMGYCNSIIIGGLLMGMGYCLMSVRSVPMLYLAMTLIIIGNGFFKPNISTLLGNVYSTPQYQDKKDEGYNIFYMGINIGAFICNFFGAALYTTIGWGAAFIAAGVGMFLGVIIFVVGMRHYKAFDTRKPLKEGDMSMARIFSLVVLPALVFGAAGYLVKGPDGAIFDSSSTDAFIFACFPVAVFFIALLFRSPKEERRPMAALLSIFAVVILFWAIFKQNGSALNTWASRYTERHVQGTQGKVLSALKLTETITYKKDSVTLLDNQFRKIKENGKEVKRLDYPSYFKNMNLAETPLKDGDQVKAWAPSLSQSINPFWVIVLTPLLVAFFTWLRRKGKEPSTPSKIALGLLVSAFSVLVMLFAVKAGNNGAEKVSIWWLVASYGVITIGELFLSPMGLSLVSKLSPVRITSLMMGGWFLAISIGNKLSGILSSKWDEYTNKESYFWLNFILLFSAALFLFAILRWLNKVMKEKGVA from the coding sequence ATGTGGAAAAGACATCCCAAGGCGCTGCCTTTTTTATTTTTTAGTGAGATGTGGGAGCGTTTTGGCTTCTATCTGTTACTGGGTATTTTTACGTTTTACCTGAAAGATGCCGCCGGTGGCTTTGGCATGGACGAAAAAGAGTCGGCCTCCCTTTATGGTACATTTATCGCGCTCATCTATTTTACACCTTTCCTGGGAGGACTGCTGGCCGACCGTAAAATGGGATACTGCAATTCCATTATCATTGGCGGATTGCTGATGGGTATGGGTTATTGCCTCATGAGTGTGCGCTCCGTACCCATGCTGTACCTGGCCATGACCCTCATCATTATTGGCAACGGGTTCTTTAAACCCAATATTTCTACCCTGCTGGGCAATGTATATTCTACGCCTCAATATCAGGATAAAAAGGATGAAGGATACAACATCTTTTATATGGGCATAAATATCGGCGCCTTTATCTGTAATTTTTTCGGCGCGGCCCTTTATACCACCATCGGCTGGGGTGCTGCTTTTATCGCTGCCGGTGTGGGCATGTTCCTCGGAGTGATCATTTTTGTGGTTGGCATGCGGCATTACAAAGCATTTGATACCCGTAAGCCGCTGAAAGAAGGCGATATGTCCATGGCCCGGATATTCAGCCTGGTAGTACTGCCCGCCCTGGTTTTTGGAGCGGCCGGTTACCTGGTAAAAGGCCCCGACGGCGCTATTTTTGATAGCAGCAGTACGGATGCTTTTATTTTTGCCTGCTTCCCGGTTGCAGTATTCTTTATAGCGCTCCTGTTTCGTAGTCCGAAAGAGGAACGGCGCCCCATGGCGGCGCTGCTGTCGATCTTTGCCGTGGTCATCTTATTCTGGGCCATTTTCAAACAGAACGGTTCCGCGCTCAATACCTGGGCCAGCCGGTATACCGAGCGGCATGTGCAAGGTACACAGGGCAAGGTCCTCAGCGCGTTGAAATTAACCGAAACCATTACCTATAAAAAGGATTCTGTTACCTTGCTCGACAATCAGTTCCGCAAAATAAAAGAAAACGGCAAAGAGGTAAAAAGGCTGGATTATCCTTCGTATTTTAAAAATATGAACCTGGCGGAAACCCCGCTGAAGGACGGCGACCAGGTGAAGGCCTGGGCACCTTCGCTTTCGCAATCGATCAACCCGTTCTGGGTCATCGTACTCACCCCCTTACTGGTGGCCTTTTTTACCTGGCTCCGAAGGAAAGGAAAAGAGCCCTCCACGCCTTCAAAAATTGCGCTCGGCCTGCTGGTGTCGGCCTTTTCGGTACTGGTGATGCTATTTGCAGTAAAAGCAGGAAATAACGGCGCAGAAAAGGTAAGCATCTGGTGGCTGGTAGCCAGTTACGGAGTTATTACCATCGGAGAACTTTTTTTAAGCCCGATGGGACTATCGCTGGTATCCAAATTAAGCCCCGTGCGTATTACCTCCCTGATGATGGGCGGATGGTTCCTGGCCATCTCCATTGGCAACAAACTGAGTGGTATCCTTTCCAGCAAATGGGATGAATATACCAATAAAGAAAGCTACTTTTGGCTGAATTTCATATTGCTTTTTAGTGCCGCCTTATTCCTTTTTGCGATCTTAAGATGGTTAAACAAAGTAATGAAGGAAAAAGGCGTCGCATAA
- the purD gene encoding phosphoribosylamine--glycine ligase, translating to MKILVLGSGGREHALAWNMKTRGNHELFIAPGNPGTAALGTNVNLGVNDFEGIGAFCRETGIEMVVVGPEEPLVKGIRDFFLADEALKAISLIGPSQFGAQLEGSKAFAKAFMERHQIPTAGYKEFTEANYEEGIRYLETHALPVVLKADGLAAGKGVVICQTNEQAVAEFEAMIQEAKFGEASRKVVVEEFLSGIEMSVFLVTDGKEYVVLPQAKDYKRIGEKDSGLNTGGMGAVSPVPFADAAFMQKVTDRIIIPTVDGLAKEQIDYTGFVFIGLIKVGDDPFVIEYNCRMGDPETEVVMPRLKNDIATVCKAAAEHRLSEITIEEDPRTAVTVMAVSGGYPGDYEKGFKITGLGQPLSDAILFQAGTKELDGQVVTSGGRVLCATAFGHSVTEAVGRSKAILEQIHFDDMYYRRDIGYEFS from the coding sequence ATGAAAATACTGGTCTTAGGAAGCGGGGGGCGGGAGCATGCTTTAGCCTGGAATATGAAGACGCGCGGGAATCATGAACTGTTTATCGCCCCGGGAAACCCGGGAACGGCGGCGCTTGGAACCAACGTAAACCTGGGTGTGAATGATTTTGAAGGCATCGGTGCATTTTGCCGGGAAACCGGCATTGAAATGGTGGTGGTAGGACCGGAAGAGCCCCTGGTAAAAGGGATCCGGGATTTTTTCCTGGCAGATGAAGCGCTGAAAGCCATATCGTTGATTGGCCCCTCGCAGTTTGGCGCGCAGCTGGAAGGAAGCAAGGCCTTTGCAAAAGCCTTTATGGAACGTCACCAGATTCCGACAGCTGGTTACAAAGAATTTACCGAAGCGAATTATGAAGAAGGGATCCGGTATCTGGAAACCCATGCATTGCCGGTGGTGTTAAAGGCCGATGGATTGGCCGCCGGAAAAGGAGTGGTAATCTGTCAGACCAATGAGCAGGCGGTGGCGGAGTTTGAAGCCATGATCCAGGAGGCAAAATTCGGTGAAGCCAGCCGTAAAGTAGTGGTAGAGGAATTTTTATCAGGGATTGAAATGAGTGTGTTCCTGGTTACCGACGGAAAGGAATATGTGGTGCTGCCGCAGGCCAAGGATTATAAACGTATCGGGGAGAAGGATTCCGGGTTGAATACCGGGGGCATGGGGGCGGTTAGCCCGGTGCCGTTTGCCGATGCTGCGTTTATGCAAAAAGTAACGGACCGTATTATTATACCTACAGTGGATGGGTTAGCAAAAGAACAGATCGATTATACAGGGTTTGTGTTTATCGGCCTGATCAAAGTGGGCGATGATCCGTTTGTGATCGAATACAATTGCCGTATGGGCGACCCGGAAACAGAAGTAGTGATGCCCCGGCTGAAAAACGATATTGCCACTGTATGTAAAGCGGCTGCTGAGCACCGGCTTTCTGAAATTACGATCGAGGAAGATCCACGTACCGCGGTAACCGTAATGGCTGTAAGCGGGGGTTATCCGGGCGATTATGAGAAGGGATTTAAAATAACCGGACTGGGTCAGCCATTGAGCGATGCCATCCTGTTTCAGGCGGGTACAAAGGAGCTGGATGGACAGGTGGTGACCAGTGGAGGAAGAGTGCTTTGTGCCACGGCATTTGGCCACTCGGTTACGGAAGCCGTTGGCCGCTCAAAGGCAATCCTGGAGCAGATACACTTCGATGATATGTATTATCGAAGAGATATTGGGTATGAATTTTCATAA